Sequence from the Flavobacterium sp. TR2 genome:
TCTGCAGCATCTGCAGAAGCTTTAGAAGCAGAATTAAATAGTTTAGGAGTAAAAGCGAAAGGATACCAATCTAACGCAGCAGATTTTAACGAAGCTCAAACCTTTGTTGACGCTGTTTTAGCTGATTTCGGAACAGTAGATATCTTAATCAATAATGCCGGAATTACTAAAGACAACCTCTTAATGCGTATGTCTGAGGCAGATTTTGACCAAGTAATTGATGTAAACTTGAAATCGGTTTTTAATATGACAAAAGCGATTCAGAAAACTTTCTTGAAGCAAAGAGCAGGATCTATCATTAATATTAGTTCTGTTGTTGGAGTTTCTGGAAACGCAGGTCAGACAAACTACGCTGCTTCTAAAGCGGGTGCAATCGGTTTCACTAAATCTGTAGCCCTAGAATTAGGTTCTCGTAACATTCGTTGCAATGCAATCGCTCCAGGTTTTATCGAAACTGAAATGACTGCAAAACTATCAGAAGATGTAGTAAAAGGATGGAGAGAAGGTATTCCTTTGAAACGCGGAGGAACTCCAGAAGACGTTGCAAACGCTTGTTTATTCCTTGCTTCAGATATGAGCGGATACATTACAGGACAAGTGCTTAATGTTTGCGGAGGAATGCTAACCTAAAGTACTGAGGTACTAAGTTGCAAAGGTTCAAAGGTTTTGAAATCTTTGAATTATTAATCTTCCAATTACTAAATAAATTATGACGACAAACACGATTCTTTTATTATTGCTTTCTTTAGTAATTGCGGGTGGTTTATCGTATTTTCAATATTTTTTCAAAGCCAAAAGTAAATCCAATGTGATTATGCTTTTGGCTTTTTTACGTTTTTTGGCCATTTTCGGATTACTGGTTTTATTGATCAATCCCATAATTTCTAAAAATTCTTTGGAGATTACCAAAACGCCTTTGGCAATTGTAGTAGACAATTCAAGTTCTATTGCAGCTTTAAAATCAGATAAAAAAGCAGTCGAATTATATCAAAAACTAATTTCAAATCCTGCTCTAAAAGAAAAATTTGACATTCAGTCCTATCAATTTGACAGCAATTTTAAAACTTCAGATAAATTTGATTTTAAAGGAAATCAAACCAATTTGGACGAAGCGGCAAAGAATTTAAAAAGCATCAACAAAAACCTGATTTTCCCAACCGTAATTATTACAGACGGAAATCAAACTACAGGAAACGACTATGTGTATAGATTCGACCCTGTCAATAAAGTTTATCCTTTGGTTGTGGGAGATACAACCACTTTTTTTGATCTAAAAATCAATCAGCTCAACGTAAACAAATACGCTTTTCATAAAAATAAATTTCCTGTCGAAGTTTTTCTGCAATATGCCGGCGACAAAACTGCCAATGCAGAATTCACCATTTCACAAGGAAATACAGTTGTGGCAAAAGAAAAGCTTTCCTTTTCGCCATCAAAAAAAACAGCTTCTTTAAATTTGCTGTTGCCAGCAGATAAAGTAGGATTGCAAGTTTATAAAGCCAGTATTCAATCTTCGGCTAAAGAAAAAAACAGCTACAACAATATTAAAAATTTTGCAGTCGAAATTATCGACCAGAAGTCGACAATTGCCATTGTTTCGGCAATAAACCATCCTGATATTGCAGCTTTAAAACGTTCGATAGAAGTTAATGCACAGCGTAAAGTAATATTGGTTAAACCAAACCAAATTAATGACTTGCAGGATATTTCTGTTTTGGTTATGTATCAGCCTACTGCTGCTTTCAAGGGCATTTTTGACAACAACAAATTAAAAGGAACAAATGCCTTTATCATAACAGGAAACAATACCGATTTCAACTTTTTGAATCAGCAGCAAAACAATCTGATTTTTAAAATGAGCAATCAGCGTGAAGATTTTCTTAGCGAATTTCATTCTGATTTTAACCTTTTTGCCATCGATGATATCGGTTTTGAAAATTTTCCGCCTCTGCAGAATCCTTTTGGAAATATAAGTACAAACGGAAATGTATCTGTTTTACTTTCGTCAAAAATCAGAAACGTTTCTACCAATGCGCCATTATTGGCTTTCGCCGAAAATCAAGGAAAAAGAACCGCTTTTCTTCTTGGAGAAAATAGCTGGAAATGGCGTTTGCAAAGCCATGTTGACAACCAGTCTTTCGAAAAATATGATGTTTTCATTGATAAGATTGTTCAATATTTAGCATCATCAGCTTCAAAAAAATCATTAGTGGTAACGCACGAAAGCTTTTACAATTCTGGAGAAGAAATTATCATCAACGCACAATATTTCAACAAAAATTATGAGTTTGACGAAAAAGCCAGACTTACAATTAGCGTTGTAAACGCAGCAACCAAACAAACCAAAAATTACGATTTGCTGAAAGGAAGCAATTCTTTTTCGGCTAATCTGGAAGGGCTTTCGGCAGGAAAATACAATTTTACCGTAAAAGAATTAAATTCAAATACCTCATACGCAAGCCATTTCGAAATATTAGATTTTGATATCGAAAAGCAGTTTGTGAACCCAGACGTTGTAAAATTACAGCAATTGGCACAACAGACAGGCGGAAAAGCATTTTTTGAAGATCAGGCCGATCATTTGATTAACACACTTTTAGAGAACAAAGAATACAAATCAATTGAGAAAAACATTTCAAGCAAAACCCCAATTATCGACTGGGTTTGGCTGTTGATTTTAATTGTTGCGCTCTTAACAGCTGAATGGTTTGTTAGAAAATATAATGGGCTTTTATAATTTTCATATTAAGTTCCTACGGGACTAAAGTGATAAATTAGGAGAGGTGTTACCAGCATTTAATCTTTGCGAGAATTTTATCTTTAGAATTTTGGCAATTTTTCTGTCTTATAAAACTGTTTTATACGTTTCAGTCTGATAAAAGATCATTCAGAACAATATTTATAAAACAAAATTCCGCTAGGAGTTTCTCCTGATAGATTGGCAATAATTAGAGAAAAATAATATATGGATTTTCGGTTAAATATTTTATGGATTTCAGCCTGATTAAAAAGATCAATAAAAACAATATTTATAAAAAAAAACTCCGCTAGGAGTTTCATATTGGAAGAAAAGAAGACCCCACGTAAAATTGTCCCGTAGGGACTAAATTTAAATTGAAAATAATTTGAAAAACGATTTTATTATGTCGCTAAAAACGATTTTAATTTTCTTTGGATCTTTTTTTTTAGTTATTTGTTCTTTAATTTATATAAATGTAAGAAGAGAAAATAGAAAAGATTATCGTTTTGTAATTACTCAAATTGACGAGGATGCAAAAGGAATGGTGACTGTTAGTGATAGTGCAACTGAATTCGGTTTTGCAAACTTTAATTCTTATAAAATAAATGTTCAAAAAGAAGACAGCTTAGTAAAAAGAGCATTTTCAAAGAAAGTATATATTTACAGAAGTGATAAAAAAACAGATAAATATAAATTAGTACTATTGTTAAATGAATCGGGAATGTTCCCAATAGATCGGCAATAATTAGAGAAAAATAATATATGGATTTTCGGTTAAATGTTTTATGGATTTCATTCTGATAAAAAAGATCAATAAAAACAATATTTATAAAAAAAACTCCGCTAGGAGTTTCACATAGGTAGAAAAAAAATATTGCACCAAACAAAATTGTCCCGTAGGGACTATACAGTAAGGTTGTAAAATAAGACAAAAAAGATTCAAAGTTTTTGCATAACTTGAAACTTTAAACATGAAACAAAGCAAACAATAGTTATGGACTTCAGGCTAAAGGTTTTCTACACCGTTGCGCTCCGCCTTAATTTTACTAAAGCGGCAACAGAATTATATATCACACAGCCAGCCGTCTCCAAACATATCCAAGAATTAGAAGAAACCTATAAAACGAAGCTCTTCGAACGAAACGGCTCTAAGATTGCTTTAACACCCGCGGGAAAAATGCTCCTAAAATATACTAAGAGTATTTTTGATATTTACCGAGAGATAGATTTTGAAATGAGTTCGTTCAATTCAGAACGTCAGGGTTTGCTTAGGTTAGGAGCGAGCACAACCATTTCGCAATATATAATTTCGCCAGTTTTGGCTAGTTTTCATCAAAAACAAAAAGACATAAAAGTCAATTTGCTGAATGGAAACACAGAACAGATCGAAAACGCCTTAATCAATAAAGAAATCGAAATTGGAATTGTAGAAGGGCATTCAAAAAATCAATCCATAAAATATATTCCATTTTTAAAAGACGAATTGGTTTTGGTCTGCAATAGCAACAATCCTTTTGTGCGACATAATGAAATTTCAGTAAACGATTTAAAATCAATGAAATTCATAACCCGCGAACGGGGATCTGGAACACTTGAAGTTATAGAATTTGCCTTAAAAAAAGCAGGCTTAAAATTTTCAGATTTACAAATCGAAATGCAGCTTGGAAGTACAGAAAGCATAAAGTCATATTTATTAAATTCAGATTGTTTTGCTTTTATGTCTATTCATGCTGTAGGTAAGGAGTTGAAAAACAAAGAATTGATTGTTTTGGATGTAGAAAAGCTATCAATAGAGAGATATTTTTACATTGCCACTTTACAAGGGAAATCTGATGCTTTATCAGAACTATTTATTCAAAATCTAGCAAATCATTATAACTTGAAGTTATAGCCAATTGTAATTTGCGATTGGTGTTTTCAATATAAACGGCGGAACTTTGCAACATAATATCAATACCATTTATTTTGAAAACAAAAAAACAAACAACAGCACAATTATTTGAAATTAGTCAATCACTGCAACAAGTACTTTTTCTTGCTGTAATTCTTTTATGCCTATTCTCGATTATTTCTCCTCCAATTGCACTTTTGTTAGGCGTTTTGATTGTAAACCTTTTTGGAAATCCATTTGTAGAATTCAATCATAAAGCCATCACTTTTTTATTGCAGTTTTCTGTAGTTGGTTTAGGCTTTGGAATGAATGCCAACAGTGCCGTTTCAGCGGGAAAAGAAGGGTTCGTTTTAACTGTTTTTTCAATATTCAGTACAATAATTTTTGGATTTCTGCTAGGGAAATGGCTTAAAACAGAGAAAAAAACGTCTCATTTAATTTCTTGCGGCACAGCAATCTGCGGAGGAAGCGCAATCGCAGCTATTTCTCCGGTGATCAAATCAAACGAAAATCAGACTTCAATAGCTTTGGGAGTTATTTTTATATTGAATTCAATTGCCTTATTTGTTTTTCCGTTTATTGGGCACCAATTAGATTTATCACAAAAAGATTTTGGACTATGGTGCGCCATTGCCATTCATGACACGAGTTCTGTAGTCGGTGCAGCAAACAAATACGGCGCAGAAGCACTGCAAGTTGCTACAACAGTAAAATTAGCCCGTGCCTTATGGATTATTCCTATTTCGATTCTGACTGCTTTTCTTTTTAAAAGTAAAAATTCAAAAATCAAAATTCCGTATTTTATTGGTTTGTTTGTTGTGGCAATGCTGGTCAATACTTACCTTCCGTCAACAGCTATTTTTACAGGACATTTGGTAGGCATTGCAAAAATTGGCTTAACTATCACTTTGTTTTTAATTGGAGCAACTTTAAATTTTGCCACTTTAAAAGCAGTAGGAGTAAAGCCCTTGCTTCAAGGAGTTTTTCTTTGGGTTTTTATTGCAGTTTTAGCGTTAGTATCAATTATTTATTTGAATTAATATTTTTTTAACCGCAAAAAGCGCAAGGTTTTGCGCTAAGGCACACAAAGTTTTTATACATCTAGCTTTGCGAACTTTTCACTTCTTAAAAAAATAGGAATAAAATAAAGTTTGCTTTCTTTGCGGTAAAACTATACTCAAAGTTTTAACTATTACTTTACATTGGAAAATTTTACAATTGGTTTATCAATCATTTTGTAGAATTTTCCTTTAAATGCAAAGCGTCTTTCAATCTCAAAATTAAATGACTTTTTTGTTTTGGCCATTGCGGCAATCTCTTCGGGAATCGGTGCGCCAAATTCGTCTTTAGATTGTAAAGCTTTGTTATAGGATCCCGCTGTTTTGATTATAATATCTCTAAAATGTTTTTTAGCATTGTCGTTCACAACGGTGTAAGATCCAGACCATTTTATGCTTTCAACATTGGTAAGCTGATAGTTGTCAACTTCCATTATCGGCTGATATTTTCCATCAAAACCAGCAACCAGATAAAGCCATCCTTCAAAAGGACCTCCTGCGCCACCGTTAACGTGCAAGAATGTAAAAGCAAATTGATCTTCGCCAATTTCAACCAATTTTGGAGTTGGGCATTGTGCAAAAGAGCCAAAAGCAGCAACTGCAGGCTGAAAAGATCGCATATCCCACGAACTGCCATTTTTTGCAAATTTTGCCAAACCTAGCAATCCTCCAGAAAAGCGTCCCGTCTGCAGTCCGTCTTCATCATGAACCGAATGGTTAAAAGCTAATATTTTGAACTGATTTCCTTTAGAGTCTGAATAATCAATATTTGCTAAAAGTCTTGTG
This genomic interval carries:
- the fabG gene encoding 3-oxoacyl-[acyl-carrier-protein] reductase — protein: MKLLEGKVAIITGASRGIGKGIAEVFAKHGANVAFTYSSSAASAEALEAELNSLGVKAKGYQSNAADFNEAQTFVDAVLADFGTVDILINNAGITKDNLLMRMSEADFDQVIDVNLKSVFNMTKAIQKTFLKQRAGSIINISSVVGVSGNAGQTNYAASKAGAIGFTKSVALELGSRNIRCNAIAPGFIETEMTAKLSEDVVKGWREGIPLKRGGTPEDVANACLFLASDMSGYITGQVLNVCGGMLT
- a CDS encoding LysR family transcriptional regulator — protein: MDFRLKVFYTVALRLNFTKAATELYITQPAVSKHIQELEETYKTKLFERNGSKIALTPAGKMLLKYTKSIFDIYREIDFEMSSFNSERQGLLRLGASTTISQYIISPVLASFHQKQKDIKVNLLNGNTEQIENALINKEIEIGIVEGHSKNQSIKYIPFLKDELVLVCNSNNPFVRHNEISVNDLKSMKFITRERGSGTLEVIEFALKKAGLKFSDLQIEMQLGSTESIKSYLLNSDCFAFMSIHAVGKELKNKELIVLDVEKLSIERYFYIATLQGKSDALSELFIQNLANHYNLKL
- a CDS encoding YeiH family protein, producing MKTKKQTTAQLFEISQSLQQVLFLAVILLCLFSIISPPIALLLGVLIVNLFGNPFVEFNHKAITFLLQFSVVGLGFGMNANSAVSAGKEGFVLTVFSIFSTIIFGFLLGKWLKTEKKTSHLISCGTAICGGSAIAAISPVIKSNENQTSIALGVIFILNSIALFVFPFIGHQLDLSQKDFGLWCAIAIHDTSSVVGAANKYGAEALQVATTVKLARALWIIPISILTAFLFKSKNSKIKIPYFIGLFVVAMLVNTYLPSTAIFTGHLVGIAKIGLTITLFLIGATLNFATLKAVGVKPLLQGVFLWVFIAVLALVSIIYLN